The following proteins are encoded in a genomic region of Takifugu rubripes chromosome 9, fTakRub1.2, whole genome shotgun sequence:
- the LOC101069440 gene encoding uncharacterized protein, translated as MSRCLITKAEVQSFVERCMVAVGTKPHHARSLAEVLVEGDHRGHYSHGLNRMDMYVKDIESGICAKDGEPVVEKESAATALVDGKNLLGPVVGNFCMDLAIKKAKEAGIGWVVARGSNHYGIAGHYALLALKENMIGMSFTNTSPLVVPTRGKQCTLGTNPISVAAPGKDGDSFVLDMATSAVALGKVELHDRRGDSIPEGWGCDTHGKLSTDPKKVLNGGGLVPIGGSEATGGYKGYGLGMMVEVFCGILAGAQYSNNIRTWKVTDRVANLGQCFVAINPDNFAHGFNERMSDLMSIQRGMEPADPDFPVLAAGDPERTNMKKCDEMGGIPYHINVVNYMNDCAKRIGVSPLLPCDKVVSE; from the exons ATGAGCAG ATGTCTGATCACGAAGGCGGAGGTGCAGAGCTTTGTGGAGCGCTGTATGGTAGCAGTGGGCACGAAGCCGCATCACGCCCGCAGCCTGGCCGAGGTGCTGGTGGAGGGAGACCACAGGGGGCACTACAGCCATGGGCTCAACAGGATGG ACATGTACGTGAAGGACATTGAGTCCGGAATCTGCGCCAAGGACGGTGAGCCGGTGGTGGAGAAGGAGAGTGCAGCCACGGCGCTGGTGGACGGGAAGAACCTGCTGGGGCCTGTTGTTGGCAACTTCTGCATGGACCTGGCCATCAAGAAGGCCAAAGAGGCCGGCATCGGCTGGGTGGTCGCTCGCG GTTCCAACCATTATGGGATCGCTGGACACTATGCACTGTTGGCTCTGAAGGAAAACATGATT ggcaTGTCCTTCACCAACACCTCCCCACTGGTGGTTCCCACCCGTGGTAAACAG TGCACGTTGGGCACCAACCCCATCAGCGTGGCGGCTCCCGGCAAAGACGGCGACAGCTTCGTCCTGGACATGGCCACGTCGGCGGTCGCCCTCGGAAAG GTGGAGCTCCATGACAGACGTGGAGATTCCATCCCTGAAGGCTGGGGCTGCGACACTCATGGGAAGCTGAGCACAGACCCCAAGAAGGTTCTGAACGGAGGAGGACTGGTGCCCATCGGAGGCAGCGAGGCCACGG GAGGGTACAAAGGTTACGGCCTGGGAATGATGGTGGAGGTGTTTTGTGGCATCTTGGCCGGCGCCCAGTACAGCAACAACATCCGAACCTGGAAAGTAACGGATCGTGTAGCTAACCTG GGTCAATGTTTTGTGGCCATCAACCCGGACAACTTTGCTCACGGGTTCAATGAGAGGATGTCTGACCTGATGTCCATCCAGAGGGGGATGGAGCCT GCGGATCCTGACTTCCCTGTTCTGGCCGCGGGAGATCCAGAGAGGACCAACATGAAGAAGTGTGACGAGATGGGAGGGATTCCCTATCACATCAACGTCGTCAACTACATG AACGACTGTGCAAAGAGAATCGGCGTGAGTCCACTTCTGCCATGTGACAAAGTCGTCTCCGAATAA